One segment of Nostoc piscinale CENA21 DNA contains the following:
- the fraC gene encoding filament integrity protein FraC → MLNDIFTLPTPPRLLPIGVMLFNLLFFLVAIPIEAYVFNFRLKFDKKTSIFYAIATNLFSGTIGWVIFFILEPTLPPEFKSELINYVFFNNFRSPTTQATLIFTTSIIFFATFLMKFLLLQLLVFTLREDGWKKPEIVETSQRRQLRRSIPGIKLQTTNLVTTTLIANSFSYTVITIILLIRNR, encoded by the coding sequence ATGCTAAACGACATTTTTACTCTACCTACCCCACCGCGACTTTTGCCGATTGGCGTGATGTTGTTTAATTTGCTCTTTTTCCTGGTTGCAATCCCGATTGAAGCTTATGTTTTCAATTTTCGGTTAAAGTTTGACAAAAAAACCAGTATTTTTTATGCGATCGCCACTAATCTCTTTTCGGGAACTATTGGTTGGGTAATATTTTTTATCTTAGAACCGACGCTACCTCCAGAATTTAAATCGGAATTAATTAACTATGTATTTTTTAATAATTTTCGTTCTCCCACTACCCAAGCCACGTTAATTTTTACGACTTCGATTATTTTCTTTGCTACTTTTTTAATGAAATTTTTGTTGTTACAGCTTTTGGTATTTACCTTAAGAGAAGATGGTTGGAAAAAACCAGAAATTGTTGAAACATCTCAGCGCCGACAGCTACGGCGCAGCATCCCAGGAATCAAATTGCAAACTACTAACTTAGTTACTACAACATTAATCGCAAATTCTTTTAGTTATACCGTAATTACGATTATTTTGCTGATTCGCAATCGCTAA
- a CDS encoding MFS transporter: MSRSPWLYIPTLYFASGVPYIIINTVSVIFYKKLGVDNTQIAVWTSLLYLPWVIKMFWGPIVDTYSTKRTWILYTQLAMFCCLGFVAFCLQLPNFFFISLTALTVGAFISATYDIATDGFYLLALTPEQQAFFVGIRSLFYRMAVIFGSGLLVVLAGQLEGYLKNIPLSWTLAIGFSAVVLAILSLFHRFSLPLPDSDQPRQLQATDKIPFWTIISSYFAQEKILVILAFILLYRFGEAMLVKFASLFLLDKPEAGGLGLSTSEVGLVYGTFGVISLIAGGILGGLVIAKYGLKKCLFPMALALNLPDVFYVYMAYTKPSISLVYPLVSLEQFGYGFGFTAFSVYLMYVSQGEYKTSHFAISTGIMALGMMLPGIVSGYLQPLLGYPLFFSLVCLLTIPGMIVLFFIPLKAEAQKRAIAH; this comes from the coding sequence ATGTCACGCTCCCCCTGGCTTTACATCCCCACTTTATATTTCGCTTCCGGTGTACCCTACATCATCATCAACACCGTCTCCGTCATCTTTTACAAAAAACTCGGCGTAGACAACACCCAAATTGCCGTGTGGACAAGCCTCCTCTATCTCCCTTGGGTCATTAAAATGTTCTGGGGGCCAATTGTTGATACTTACTCCACCAAACGCACCTGGATACTCTACACCCAACTCGCAATGTTCTGTTGCTTGGGTTTCGTTGCCTTTTGCTTACAATTGCCAAATTTCTTTTTTATCTCCCTCACCGCCTTAACAGTGGGAGCATTTATTTCTGCAACTTATGATATTGCTACAGATGGCTTTTATCTATTAGCTTTAACTCCCGAACAACAAGCCTTTTTTGTGGGCATTCGCTCATTATTTTATCGAATGGCGGTGATTTTTGGTTCAGGACTATTAGTTGTTTTAGCTGGACAATTGGAAGGCTATCTCAAGAATATTCCCTTAAGTTGGACTTTAGCCATTGGTTTTTCGGCTGTAGTTTTAGCAATACTGTCTCTTTTTCACCGTTTCAGTTTACCCTTACCTGATTCCGATCAGCCACGGCAACTACAAGCCACAGATAAAATCCCATTCTGGACAATTATTAGTTCCTATTTTGCCCAAGAAAAAATTCTAGTGATTTTAGCATTTATCTTGCTTTACAGATTTGGCGAGGCAATGCTTGTTAAGTTTGCTTCTTTATTTTTGTTAGATAAACCAGAGGCGGGAGGATTAGGTTTATCGACCTCAGAGGTGGGTTTAGTATACGGCACATTCGGCGTAATTTCACTCATTGCTGGCGGTATTTTGGGAGGATTGGTAATTGCCAAATATGGCTTAAAAAAATGTTTATTCCCGATGGCTTTAGCCTTGAATTTGCCAGATGTATTTTATGTCTATATGGCTTATACTAAACCTTCTATCAGCCTAGTTTATCCATTGGTTTCATTAGAACAGTTTGGTTATGGTTTTGGGTTTACAGCTTTTAGTGTGTACTTAATGTATGTTTCCCAAGGGGAATATAAAACATCCCATTTTGCTATATCTACTGGGATTATGGCTTTAGGTATGATGTTACCAGGAATAGTTAGCGGTTATTTACAACCGTTATTAGGATATCCATTATTCTTTAGCTTGGTGTGTTTGCTGACGATTCCAGGAATGATTGTTTTATTTTTCATCCCTTTAAAAGCAGAAGCACAAAAAAGAGCGATCGCACATTAA
- a CDS encoding Imm1 family immunity protein, with protein sequence MFVSKLYTDKWPGNKNEETVIENPNWQQIKTAICELDGKSKTLVSLEADDQSYMMIGGGNHGQYIVTATLDNDIFYSLLHPVDYEIFNSDNSVKENNLSIFYQALINTKNKNADSANEQKLVVGGQAGNYSQKICVNLPQCLIAAITFAESGELESLFTWQEDESLVLV encoded by the coding sequence ATGTTTGTATCTAAACTATATACAGATAAATGGCCAGGAAATAAAAATGAAGAGACTGTTATTGAAAACCCTAATTGGCAACAAATTAAAACAGCTATTTGTGAGTTAGATGGTAAAAGTAAAACTTTAGTTAGTTTAGAGGCTGATGATCAAAGTTATATGATGATTGGTGGAGGTAATCATGGTCAATATATTGTTACTGCCACTTTAGATAACGATATTTTTTATTCTCTTTTACATCCTGTTGATTATGAAATATTCAACTCAGATAACTCTGTTAAAGAAAATAATTTATCTATTTTTTATCAAGCATTAATAAATACAAAAAACAAGAACGCTGATTCTGCTAATGAGCAAAAATTAGTCGTAGGTGGACAAGCAGGAAATTATTCTCAGAAAATTTGCGTTAATTTACCCCAATGCTTAATAGCTGCAATCACATTTGCTGAATCAGGTGAACTTGAATCCTTATTTACTTGGCAAGAAGATGAATCTTTAGTATTAGTATAA
- a CDS encoding IS4 family transposase → MIINRFPKIVKDILSQLPKNDYPVLNSRLFVECWLSYVLDNSLTSMRDVFKRLNNTGYPVDISTFSKANLHRSQQPFQEIYEKLNKLVQQVNNKKLHDKYAICPIDSTIITLTSKLLWILGFHQVKLFSSLNLATGTPEDNFINFGHNHDYNFGSKMLSNLPTDAVGVMDRGFAGFKFIQELVQDKKYFVLRIKNNWKLEFQESTGLIKIGASHDANAYRVVSFCDLETQTEFRLVTNLPATGETAVSDDEIRDIYRLRWSVELLWKFLKMHLKLDKLITKNLNGITIQIYTSLIAYLILQLVSIPEQWGNTLLDKFRYLQSCMCQKISYVHWFEEMMLC, encoded by the coding sequence GTGATTATAAATAGATTTCCTAAAATTGTCAAAGATATCCTGAGCCAACTGCCAAAAAATGATTATCCAGTCTTGAACAGCCGTCTGTTTGTCGAGTGCTGGCTATCTTATGTATTGGACAACAGCTTAACAAGTATGCGAGATGTGTTTAAGCGGTTAAATAATACAGGATATCCCGTAGATATTTCGACTTTCTCAAAAGCTAATTTGCATCGAAGTCAACAACCATTTCAAGAAATTTATGAAAAATTAAATAAGTTAGTCCAACAGGTAAATAACAAAAAATTACACGATAAATATGCTATTTGTCCAATTGATTCTACAATTATTACTTTGACGAGTAAGTTGTTATGGATTTTAGGATTTCATCAGGTAAAACTGTTTAGTTCGCTGAATTTAGCTACAGGAACACCTGAAGATAATTTCATTAATTTTGGGCATAACCATGATTATAATTTTGGTTCAAAAATGCTCTCAAATTTGCCAACGGATGCTGTGGGGGTAATGGACAGGGGGTTTGCCGGATTTAAATTTATCCAAGAATTAGTCCAGGACAAAAAATACTTTGTTCTCCGGATTAAAAACAATTGGAAACTCGAATTTCAAGAGTCAACTGGCTTAATCAAAATTGGCGCATCTCATGATGCTAATGCCTATAGAGTGGTGAGTTTTTGCGATTTAGAAACTCAAACCGAATTTCGGTTAGTGACTAACTTACCTGCTACGGGAGAAACGGCTGTTAGTGATGATGAAATTCGAGATATTTATCGATTACGCTGGAGCGTTGAATTGTTATGGAAGTTTTTGAAGATGCACTTAAAGTTGGATAAATTAATTACCAAAAACCTCAATGGCATCACTATCCAAATTTATACTAGCCTGATTGCTTATCTGATTTTACAGCTTGTCTCTATTCCTGAACAATGGGGTAATACATTATTAGATAAATTTCGCTATCTTCAGTCTTGTATGTGTCAGAAAATCAGTTATGTTCATTGGTTTGAAGAGATGATGTTATGTTGA
- a CDS encoding DUF1349 domain-containing protein yields MTQMTWYNEPFTWNQQVESISVNAGAKTDFWQKTHYNFIRDNGNFYYQEIKGNFTVEVKIIGDYQALYDQAGLMIRENENTWLKCGIEYVGGVQNVSAVVTRDYSDWSVVPLSKQLVALWLRVQRRLETLEVQYSLDAENYQMLRLAYLTHAETVQVGIMCASPQGEGFSVVFENFKITQP; encoded by the coding sequence ATGACTCAAATGACATGGTACAATGAACCTTTTACCTGGAATCAACAAGTAGAATCTATTTCTGTAAATGCAGGAGCAAAAACAGATTTCTGGCAAAAGACTCACTATAATTTCATCCGTGATAACGGCAACTTTTACTATCAGGAAATCAAGGGGAATTTCACAGTTGAGGTCAAAATTATCGGAGATTATCAGGCTTTGTATGACCAAGCCGGATTGATGATTAGAGAAAACGAAAATACTTGGCTCAAATGCGGAATTGAGTATGTTGGAGGTGTACAGAATGTCAGTGCTGTAGTCACCAGAGATTATTCAGATTGGTCGGTAGTTCCTTTGTCAAAACAATTAGTTGCTTTATGGTTGCGGGTACAGCGTCGTTTAGAAACATTAGAAGTGCAATATTCTCTAGATGCTGAGAATTATCAAATGCTGCGACTAGCATATCTTACCCATGCTGAAACAGTACAAGTGGGAATAATGTGTGCTTCCCCACAGGGAGAAGGTTTTTCAGTTGTCTTTGAAAATTTCAAAATTACTCAACCATAG
- a CDS encoding ABC transporter permease, protein MIGFLYFSAGDRWRVLPEFAATTENKMLLDFGIVAINVISLIVAVFIGTGLVKKEIDKRTILVLIAKPVSRSEIIAGKFLGLSAVLAVLITTMTAIYLVFLQIENIPHPTLSIVIAGVFLFLQISLINAVAITLGVFTNALLAVTLTFAVYLLGNISQDVVKFGRLSQNPTMERITQGLYLILPDLSRLDLKNDAVYGMQALPNATILITNAGYGVLYCIMLLAIASFVFSKREF, encoded by the coding sequence GTGATTGGATTTTTATACTTTAGTGCTGGCGATCGCTGGCGAGTACTACCGGAATTTGCGGCGACTACTGAAAACAAGATGTTATTAGACTTTGGGATAGTGGCTATTAATGTCATTAGCTTAATTGTCGCCGTATTTATTGGTACAGGACTGGTGAAAAAAGAAATTGATAAACGCACTATTTTAGTGCTAATTGCCAAACCAGTCAGCCGCAGTGAAATTATTGCTGGCAAATTTCTGGGTTTGTCAGCAGTGTTGGCTGTGTTAATTACCACTATGACGGCTATTTATCTAGTATTTCTGCAAATAGAGAATATCCCTCATCCCACACTCAGTATTGTGATTGCTGGAGTTTTTCTGTTTTTACAGATATCTTTAATCAACGCTGTGGCGATTACATTGGGTGTTTTCACTAATGCTTTACTGGCGGTAACTTTAACCTTTGCTGTGTATTTATTGGGGAATATTAGCCAAGATGTGGTGAAATTTGGACGTTTGAGTCAAAACCCCACAATGGAACGTATCACCCAAGGGTTGTATCTCATTTTGCCAGATTTATCGCGCTTAGATTTAAAAAATGATGCGGTGTATGGAATGCAAGCCTTACCGAATGCAACTATATTAATCACAAATGCCGGCTATGGCGTACTTTATTGCATTATGCTGCTGGCGATCGCTAGTTTTGTCTTCTCCAAGCGGGAGTTTTAA
- a CDS encoding 2Fe-2S iron-sulfur cluster-binding protein has product MLESLGRINHPFIRSVAAAATVGSVVTLSTAIIIGFANPKDKSAHQFGVYSSLFGAAAGAIFGLVYTGKDSEDKSTPDISTADSNVWQDWRNFVVVRKVKESEEITSFYLQPEDKGEIPNFQPGQFLTIKLDIPGHNKPVIRTYSLSDYSEKSEYYRLSIKREPAPNGLDVMPGIASNFMHDRIHEGAVIPAKPPNGKFALDVHKSTPAVLISNGVGITPMISMAKACTWLNPQRPVWFIHGARDGQFHAFHDEIMAIAQQNPNLNVHIRYSRPRTEDAGKYQSVGYVDAALVQELCQQEAEYFLCGSTPFIQSVTEGLKAAGVPNNKVFFESFGNPIKTESPKSTQTATQGEEFAEIVFAKSGKTLTWQPSDGTILEFAEANDIDAPFSCRIGVCGTCMCKLREGEVAYQEEPGATIDEGSVLICISQPSSSKLVLDI; this is encoded by the coding sequence ATGCTGGAAAGTCTGGGAAGAATTAACCATCCATTCATCAGAAGCGTTGCCGCAGCAGCTACCGTTGGTTCAGTGGTTACTTTGTCTACTGCTATTATTATTGGGTTTGCCAATCCTAAAGATAAATCTGCCCATCAATTTGGTGTTTATTCCTCACTATTTGGCGCGGCGGCTGGTGCTATCTTCGGCTTGGTTTATACAGGTAAAGATAGTGAAGATAAATCCACTCCCGACATTTCCACAGCCGACAGCAATGTTTGGCAAGACTGGCGAAATTTTGTCGTGGTTCGCAAGGTAAAAGAAAGCGAAGAAATTACATCTTTTTATTTACAACCAGAGGATAAAGGTGAAATTCCCAACTTTCAACCAGGGCAATTTCTGACGATTAAACTTGATATTCCCGGACATAATAAGCCTGTAATTCGGACTTACTCACTTTCTGATTATTCTGAAAAGAGTGAATATTATCGTCTTTCTATTAAACGCGAACCTGCACCTAATGGATTAGATGTGATGCCTGGTATAGCATCTAATTTTATGCACGATCGCATTCACGAAGGAGCAGTTATTCCCGCCAAACCACCAAATGGTAAATTTGCGCTGGATGTGCATAAATCTACCCCCGCAGTCTTGATTAGTAATGGTGTCGGAATTACACCGATGATCAGTATGGCGAAAGCTTGTACTTGGCTAAATCCTCAGCGTCCGGTGTGGTTTATACATGGTGCTAGAGATGGTCAATTCCATGCTTTTCATGATGAAATTATGGCAATTGCCCAACAAAATCCTAACTTAAATGTACATATTCGCTACAGTCGTCCTAGGACGGAAGATGCAGGTAAATATCAAAGTGTGGGGTATGTTGATGCAGCGTTAGTACAGGAATTATGTCAACAAGAAGCGGAATATTTCTTATGTGGTTCAACTCCATTTATTCAGTCTGTTACTGAAGGACTTAAAGCGGCTGGAGTACCTAATAATAAAGTTTTCTTTGAATCTTTTGGGAACCCGATAAAAACTGAGTCACCAAAATCAACTCAAACTGCAACTCAAGGCGAAGAATTTGCAGAAATTGTCTTTGCTAAATCTGGTAAGACTTTAACATGGCAACCAAGCGATGGCACTATTTTAGAATTTGCCGAAGCTAATGATATTGATGCGCCTTTTAGTTGTCGGATAGGAGTTTGT
- the fraD gene encoding septal junction protein FraD, protein MNVLFKDFFGIVKIVEDVYARVRKILVPSQAYAWQTLIYLSVFSGFLSYFANGYIRDIIAFCGWLFLIAGTAWYTTDDPIRVPGTFMPVGALITGFLVSVFAFGNQQDVITPRTIVLWPTISALITAIPEFVEGTDTDSKAQIPKPEVRQKILILVASCMILSCWLQFYFVMDKWLKEYPSLLADNFQRSTFVRRTDISEKVPKNGVIILDKLQPLVEQQIDGRPWSQVEKWLLDAKLQVGNLGNRVIEKHLGQYEEKALWQVEPRVTNTKSGGYVLDLLSIWRGPSSSQKGYYLKKSCRIDPVATSTKKAITSTNPEDKIAVGEIECDRVSKFIAGSPPPQQ, encoded by the coding sequence ATGAATGTCTTGTTTAAAGATTTTTTTGGCATAGTTAAAATTGTTGAAGATGTCTATGCCAGAGTCAGAAAAATTTTAGTTCCCTCTCAAGCCTATGCTTGGCAGACATTGATTTATTTGAGTGTGTTTTCGGGATTTTTATCTTATTTTGCTAATGGTTATATCAGAGATATCATTGCATTTTGTGGCTGGTTATTTTTAATTGCTGGTACAGCTTGGTATACCACCGATGATCCCATCAGAGTTCCTGGTACGTTTATGCCTGTGGGTGCATTAATTACAGGATTTTTAGTCAGTGTGTTTGCTTTTGGTAATCAGCAGGATGTAATTACACCCAGAACCATTGTGCTTTGGCCAACGATATCGGCTTTAATTACAGCAATTCCCGAATTTGTTGAAGGCACAGATACAGATTCTAAAGCGCAAATTCCTAAGCCAGAAGTGAGGCAAAAAATTCTGATTTTAGTTGCCAGTTGCATGATTTTAAGTTGCTGGCTGCAATTTTATTTTGTAATGGATAAATGGTTAAAAGAATATCCTAGTTTACTAGCCGATAATTTTCAACGTAGTACCTTTGTCAGAAGAACAGATATTAGCGAAAAAGTGCCAAAAAATGGCGTGATTATTTTGGATAAACTGCAACCGCTAGTAGAACAACAAATTGATGGCAGACCTTGGTCACAGGTAGAAAAATGGCTACTTGATGCCAAATTACAAGTAGGAAATTTAGGCAATCGAGTTATCGAAAAACACCTAGGACAATATGAAGAAAAAGCTTTGTGGCAAGTTGAACCGCGAGTGACGAATACAAAATCAGGCGGATATGTTTTAGACTTGCTGAGTATTTGGCGTGGCCCTAGTTCTAGTCAAAAAGGATATTATCTGAAAAAATCTTGTCGGATTGATCCAGTCGCAACGTCAACCAAAAAAGCCATTACAAGCACAAACCCAGAGGACAAAATTGCTGTCGGGGAAATAGAATGCGATCGCGTTAGTAAGTTTATTGCTGGTTCCCCGCCACCACAACAGTAA
- a CDS encoding glutathione S-transferase family protein: protein MITLYKTPPLWGLPSFSPACMKLETWLRMAKLNYQSDTSLNFAIAPKGKIPFIEYQGKLIGDSTLIIEMFKLEAGIDLDANLTPTERAISLAFRRMIKENIYWGEAYIRYQVPENWQVYREALINILSPVVLAAECELIVADACETICTQLYNQGMGRHSDQEIYQIITADFQALSDFLADKLFFMGEQPTTLDATAYAYVGNLIKPSLKHSIVDYVLQLENLCQHYERMNQLFFSDSEV from the coding sequence ATGATTACTTTATACAAGACACCGCCGCTTTGGGGGCTACCCAGCTTTAGTCCAGCTTGTATGAAGCTCGAAACTTGGTTGCGTATGGCCAAGTTAAATTATCAAAGTGATACATCACTCAACTTTGCCATCGCCCCCAAAGGCAAAATTCCCTTTATTGAGTACCAAGGAAAGCTCATAGGTGATTCTACTTTAATCATTGAAATGTTTAAGTTGGAAGCGGGTATAGACTTGGATGCAAACTTAACACCTACTGAGCGAGCCATTTCCTTAGCTTTTCGCCGGATGATTAAAGAAAACATCTACTGGGGAGAAGCTTACATCCGTTACCAAGTTCCAGAAAATTGGCAAGTTTACCGGGAAGCTTTAATTAATATATTGAGTCCTGTTGTGCTAGCCGCAGAATGTGAATTGATTGTTGCAGATGCTTGTGAAACTATTTGCACCCAACTCTACAATCAAGGTATGGGTCGTCATAGCGATCAAGAAATTTATCAAATTATTACTGCTGATTTCCAAGCCCTTTCCGATTTTTTAGCAGATAAATTATTTTTTATGGGTGAACAACCCACAACTTTAGATGCAACTGCTTATGCTTACGTCGGTAATTTAATTAAGCCCTCTTTGAAACATTCAATTGTGGATTATGTACTGCAATTAGAAAATCTCTGCCAGCATTATGAGCGTATGAATCAGCTATTTTTCAGCGACTCGGAAGTTTAG
- a CDS encoding phosphate-starvation-inducible PsiE family protein, with translation MQKRFKSRFLFCDRWLDRHSIARNMEAFQDLLVIVLCLSLFAVMIMQIWSIIIALTYTLDYKQVTAKILFVLILVELFRLLMIYLQEHSISVGVAVEVTIVSVLREVVVHGALEISWVQTAAICGLLFILGSLLLVCAKTPHMDCISANTKFCPIVYQGGREKQPEQEFRYSHKCNEHQPLT, from the coding sequence ATGCAAAAACGCTTCAAAAGTCGCTTTTTATTTTGCGATCGCTGGCTGGATCGACATTCAATTGCTCGGAATATGGAAGCTTTTCAAGACTTACTTGTGATTGTCTTGTGCTTAAGCTTATTTGCAGTCATGATTATGCAGATATGGAGCATAATTATTGCCCTAACCTACACATTAGACTATAAACAAGTAACTGCCAAAATTCTCTTTGTCTTAATCTTAGTCGAGTTATTTCGACTATTAATGATTTACTTGCAAGAGCATAGTATTTCTGTTGGCGTAGCAGTCGAAGTTACAATTGTCTCAGTTCTGCGAGAAGTAGTAGTTCACGGAGCTTTAGAAATTTCTTGGGTTCAAACAGCCGCCATTTGTGGTTTGTTATTCATCTTAGGCAGTTTACTATTAGTCTGTGCCAAAACACCACACATGGACTGCATAAGTGCTAACACGAAATTCTGTCCCATTGTCTATCAAGGGGGTAGAGAAAAACAACCAGAACAAGAATTTCGCTATTCACATAAGTGTAATGAACATCAACCACTGACATAA
- a CDS encoding N-acetylglucosamine kinase codes for MNYVLGIDGGGSKTLCILMDAECQVLGRGAAGASNYQSIGVAAAIQSIHSAIQTAASEALKFTNTIQISAICLGLAGVGRSGDIEIVKSMVQELQNSQFLPITWDVQPANIVVCHDALIALVGGVGHDVGIVVAAGTGSIVFGRNHQGETKRVGGWGYILGDEGSAYKIAVAGMQAALKSYDGREISTSLVPNFQQHLGLQNIAELIEVIYRRGWGVKEIASLAPIVDLAAASGDELANNIINNAVKELVTSTSTVINAMFIPNSVVEIVTTGSVWRGKSQIHEKFTTAIVNHFPQVKVMFPRYEPAYGAGLLALQSLSISHEKFNSAI; via the coding sequence ATGAATTATGTCTTGGGAATAGATGGTGGTGGTAGCAAAACCTTATGTATTTTGATGGATGCTGAATGTCAAGTACTAGGTCGCGGTGCAGCAGGCGCATCTAATTATCAAAGCATAGGTGTTGCAGCAGCAATCCAATCAATTCATTCTGCTATTCAAACAGCAGCAAGTGAAGCCTTAAAGTTCACAAATACAATCCAAATCTCTGCTATCTGCTTAGGTTTAGCTGGTGTTGGACGTTCTGGAGATATTGAAATAGTTAAAAGTATGGTGCAGGAATTACAAAATAGTCAATTCCTACCTATTACTTGGGATGTACAGCCAGCTAATATTGTAGTTTGTCATGATGCTTTGATTGCTTTAGTTGGCGGAGTTGGTCATGATGTGGGAATTGTTGTAGCTGCGGGTACTGGTTCCATAGTTTTTGGTCGAAACCATCAAGGAGAAACTAAAAGAGTTGGTGGTTGGGGATATATTTTAGGTGATGAAGGTAGCGCCTATAAAATTGCTGTTGCTGGTATGCAAGCAGCATTAAAATCTTATGATGGGCGTGAAATATCCACGAGTTTAGTACCAAATTTTCAACAGCATCTTGGTTTGCAGAATATAGCAGAATTAATCGAAGTCATATATCGGCGTGGATGGGGAGTTAAAGAAATCGCATCTTTAGCACCAATTGTAGATTTAGCAGCAGCTTCGGGTGATGAATTAGCTAATAATATAATTAATAATGCTGTTAAAGAATTGGTAACATCTACGTCTACAGTTATTAATGCAATGTTTATTCCTAACTCAGTTGTTGAAATTGTAACTACAGGTAGTGTATGGCGGGGTAAATCTCAAATACATGAAAAATTTACCACAGCCATAGTTAATCACTTTCCCCAGGTAAAAGTAATGTTTCCAAGGTATGAACCTGCTTATGGTGCTGGGTTGTTAGCTTTACAGAGTTTATCTATATCCCATGAAAAATTTAATTCAGCTATATGA
- a CDS encoding cob(I)yrinic acid a,c-diamide adenosyltransferase, whose protein sequence is MTRNGIGIRTAQARSERLTGQIHVYDGLGKGKSQAALGVVLRSIGLGINTQNNYNRVLLLRFLKGPERDYDEDGAIAALQRGFPHLIDQVRTGRAEFFSAEEIIPYDRQEAARGWDVAKGAIASGLYSVVVLDELNPVLDLGLLPVDEVVRTLKAKPQELEIIATGRGAPEKLLEIADLHSEMKPQHHPIAQQLLIEGIEIYTGAGKGKSTSALGKALQAIGRGINHPGSTRVLIMQWLKGGSGYTEDAAIAALQQSYPEVVDHQRCGRDAIVWRNSRQELDYVEAERGWEIAKTAIASGLYKTIILDELNPTVDLELLPVEPIVQALLRKPRDTEVIITGRCQQQPAYFDLASIHSEVYCHKHYANHGVELKRGVDF, encoded by the coding sequence ATGACAAGGAACGGCATTGGAATTCGCACAGCACAAGCACGTTCTGAGCGACTCACAGGTCAAATTCACGTTTATGATGGTTTGGGTAAAGGCAAATCCCAAGCGGCTTTAGGGGTCGTACTGCGCTCAATTGGTTTAGGAATAAATACTCAAAATAATTACAATCGCGTTTTACTGCTGCGCTTTTTAAAAGGGCCAGAACGTGATTATGATGAAGATGGTGCGATCGCAGCCCTACAGCGTGGATTTCCTCATTTAATTGATCAGGTACGGACGGGAAGAGCCGAATTTTTTAGTGCTGAAGAAATTATCCCTTACGACCGCCAAGAAGCAGCGCGGGGTTGGGATGTTGCCAAAGGTGCGATCGCTTCTGGTTTATATTCGGTAGTAGTATTAGATGAACTTAACCCCGTCCTCGATTTGGGTTTGCTACCAGTGGATGAAGTGGTAAGGACATTAAAAGCTAAACCCCAAGAATTAGAAATTATCGCCACCGGACGCGGCGCACCAGAAAAATTGCTAGAAATTGCTGATTTACACTCGGAAATGAAACCGCAACACCACCCCATCGCCCAACAGCTATTAATTGAGGGGATTGAAATTTATACCGGTGCAGGTAAAGGTAAATCAACCAGCGCCTTGGGGAAAGCTTTACAAGCCATTGGTAGGGGGATTAACCATCCCGGTTCTACCCGTGTGTTAATTATGCAATGGCTCAAAGGTGGGAGTGGTTATACAGAAGATGCTGCGATCGCCGCCTTGCAACAATCATACCCAGAAGTGGTAGATCATCAACGTTGTGGCAGAGATGCAATCGTGTGGCGGAATTCCCGGCAAGAATTAGATTATGTCGAAGCCGAACGCGGTTGGGAAATTGCTAAAACTGCGATCGCTTCTGGGTTGTATAAAACGATAATCTTAGATGAACTCAACCCCACCGTCGATTTAGAACTCCTCCCCGTCGAACCCATTGTCCAAGCCTTACTCCGCAAACCCCGCGACACAGAAGTGATTATCACTGGACGTTGCCAACAACAACCTGCTTATTTTGATTTAGCCAGTATCCACTCTGAGGTATACTGCCACAAACACTATGCTAATCACGGCGTAGAACTCAAACGGGGAGTTGATTTTTAA